The genomic segment GATGAGGCGTTCCGCCGGCAATCGTTCGGACCGATCAAGCATCTCTTCCGGCGTGAGGAGATCGCACTAGCGGCGTACCGGAAAGCGGCGGCGGAACGCGCCAGGTTGGAGCATCGCTGGCATGCCGTGCGGGCCGCCCTCGAATACGAATGCGACCTCATGACGACATCCCCGCCTTCTTATCGCCTCCGGAACTGATCCGCAGTTTCCATGGCTCTGTTGCGAAACCCGTCACACCACAGGACGTAGTAGTGGTCGCGCCCGGAAAGGGACTACTGATTGTAACTCCCGCAGTTGATGCAACAGAACCCCGGCGCCGTATCCAAGCCTGCCTCGACGTTGCTTTTCCAGAAGTGTCGTGAGCCAATGGAAAAGGGACCACCCACCCCTTCGAACGGGAGGCGCTCATGAGAACGTATTACATCTTCCAGGCTACGAGCTTCCCTGACCTGCGCGGCTTCACCGATGACCACAGAGGCGACATGCTACCCACCGAGGAAGGACCGTGGACCCTCGTGCGCCAAGTCGGCCCGGATGAGGAATGGAACCTCAACGTCAGCAGAGCAGTCGTTGCGGCAGGCATACTTGAGAATGGTTTTTTTCTCTGGGGTCCAACCAATCGGCTCGCTTCATCCCACCCGATCATCGAGAGTGATCGTGTTGAGGGCACAGCGGTGTTCGACCGCGAGAACAACCCGATTGGCACCATCAAGCGGCTGTTGATCGAGAAGGCGAGTGGCCGTGTCGTCTACGTCGATGTGACGTTCGGGGGCTTTCTAGGCATCGGCGTCCATCATCACACGATCCCGTGGGAAAAGCTTGCATACGACAAAGAGCTTGAGGGCTATCGCACGGACATCACGAAAGCGCAGGTCCAGGGTGCTCCAAGCTTCTATGGTGATGACCAAGCCTGGCCTGATCCCAAACGCGAGCAGGAGACGAAGGATTACTGGCGCGATTTTCCGAGAGGACCGGTATGAGCGGGGCAACTACCCAATCCAGTCGCGAGTGACACTCCTGGGGTCGTCCAACTCCCAGCGTAGCGCGTCAGGCGCGGAGAGCCCCGACTTGGCAGCCATCTCCAAGGACCACCGCTGGGACCATTGGAAGAATGAGGGAGCGATCTCCCTGTACCTCGGGAGCGTGTTCGTCATCCTCACGCCTTGGGGGCGATCCGCAGGAAAGCCATAGCGGCCCGCGGCGGTCTCGTAGCTGCGGAACTGGAAGCCAGGCAGTACCAGCGACCTAGGCACCTAAAGCACTGGGCCACCCAAAGGCGGCGTGCAAGACAGCTATCCGAGGCCCTTGGGAACCCCTGAGGGCTTTTTGCTTCTGCCAAGGGAGCGTGAGCGGGTTTTGCAAGATGCAAGCTCTGAGTGGGCTGTGGACTGTGTCGCCGGAAATACCCATACTGAGCCCCGTGGACAGCGCACAGACCATGGGCTCTGACGAGCGCCGCCTCGTGGCGATTTTCGCAGCCGACGTGGCAGGTTACTCGCGGCTGATGCGGGCCGACGAGCAGGGCACCCTGAGAGCTCTTCAGGCTGACCGCGGGATCATCGACGGCAGTATCGCCGACCATCGGGGCCGGATAGCCAACACGGCCGGAGACAGCATCCTCGCCGAGTTCCCGAGCGTGGTTGACGCCGTACGATGCGCTCTGACAGTCCAACGTGCGATAGCAGACGCGAACGCCGCCACCCGACCGGGTGAGCAGCGCCTGCAGTTCCGTATCGGTGTTCATGTCGGGGATGTCGTGGCGAAGGGCGGCGACCTGTTCGGGGACGGGGTTAACGTCGCCGCTCGCCTTCAGGCTCTCGCCGAACCTGGTGGCCTCTGCTTATCTGAAGAGGCCCACCGGTACGCCGCGCGGCCGTTGTTACTCACGTGCACCGATTTGGGCCAGCAGGACGTCAAGAACATCGACGGCGGTATACGGGTGTTCTCGGTGCGTCTGATCGGACAGCTCGCATCTGATAAGCCGAGGAGCCCGCCGACAATGGTCTCGGAGAGGCCAACTGTTGCGGTGCTCCCGTTCGGGAACCTGAGCGGTGACGGTGCCGAGAGCCACTTCAGTGATGGCATCACCGACGAGATCATCACCGGTCTCGCCCGCTTCCGGTCGCTGTTCGTCGTCGCCCGCAACTCGTCCTTTGCTGTCCGAGACCAATCCCTCGATCTCGCCGAAGTCGGCCGTCGGCTTGGCGTGTCCTTCCTCGTTCAGGGCAGCGTGCGCCGCGCGGGTGATCGTCTTCGCGTCACAGCCCAACTCGTCGAAGCGGGAACGGGCGTCCAGCTCTGGGCTGAACGCTACGACCGACACGTCGACGATGTGTTCGCAGTTCAGGACGAAGTCGCCCAGACCATCGCTTCAACCCTATTCGGGCGGATCGAGGACGCAAGGCTCCAGCTTGCTTTACGTAAGCCGACGGAGAGCATGGCTGCCTATGACTTCTTCCTCCGAGGTCTGGCGCACTTCCGAGGCTACGAGGACGATAGTAATCAACAG from the Microvirga ossetica genome contains:
- a CDS encoding PRC-barrel domain-containing protein; its protein translation is MRTYYIFQATSFPDLRGFTDDHRGDMLPTEEGPWTLVRQVGPDEEWNLNVSRAVVAAGILENGFFLWGPTNRLASSHPIIESDRVEGTAVFDRENNPIGTIKRLLIEKASGRVVYVDVTFGGFLGIGVHHHTIPWEKLAYDKELEGYRTDITKAQVQGAPSFYGDDQAWPDPKREQETKDYWRDFPRGPV
- a CDS encoding adenylate/guanylate cyclase domain-containing protein, with the protein product MDSAQTMGSDERRLVAIFAADVAGYSRLMRADEQGTLRALQADRGIIDGSIADHRGRIANTAGDSILAEFPSVVDAVRCALTVQRAIADANAATRPGEQRLQFRIGVHVGDVVAKGGDLFGDGVNVAARLQALAEPGGLCLSEEAHRYAARPLLLTCTDLGQQDVKNIDGGIRVFSVRLIGQLASDKPRSPPTMVSERPTVAVLPFGNLSGDGAESHFSDGITDEIITGLARFRSLFVVARNSSFAVRDQSLDLAEVGRRLGVSFLVQGSVRRAGDRLRVTAQLVEAGTGVQLWAERYDRHVDDVFAVQDEVAQTIASTLFGRIEDARLQLALRKPTESMAAYDFFLRGLAHFRGYEDDSNQQAAAMLERAVGLDPQFALAQSYLAFVRCAVDGYAAASRATLDAAFAMAAQAIDRDPQESRCHRMLGLVCVYRRDLATAQRHLDRALQLNPNDADAMQQMGYVLTLRGKPEDALAWMERSRCLNPFHPTWYNSGLGTTLYSLRRYADAAETFRRLPNPGPWSHTRLAACYAQLGEEGKAKALVDTVLQVRPDYSISTFLTRDVLLERAEDREHLREGLIKAGFPS